In one Lolium rigidum isolate FL_2022 chromosome 3, APGP_CSIRO_Lrig_0.1, whole genome shotgun sequence genomic region, the following are encoded:
- the LOC124702716 gene encoding uncharacterized protein LOC124702716 — translation MAPPQQGEQCGRPAGCILVWVVTVLLLLAVLGGGGCLVAYVVLPPAESPAWIPAVGLSLVALPWAFWLATCVYRCVTTRSADRAVAPAGGGSIVSRNSPGS, via the coding sequence ATGGCGCCGCCCCAGCAGGGGGAGCAGTGCGGGCGGCCGGCGGGCTGCATCTTGGTGTGGGTGGTGACGGTGCTGCTGCTCCTGGccgtgctcggcggcggcggatgcCTCGTGGCCTACGTCGTGCTGCCGCCGGCGGAGTCGCCCGCATGGATCCCCGCCGTCGGCCTGTCGCTCGTCGCGCTCCCGTGGGCGTTCTGGCTCGCCACCTGCGTCTACCGGTGCGTCACCACGCGCTCCGCCGACCGCGCCGTggcgccggccggcggcggcagcattGTATCGCGCAACTCGCCTGGCTCGTGA